The Armatimonadota bacterium genome includes a window with the following:
- the ahbC gene encoding 12,18-didecarboxysiroheme deacetylase, giving the protein MLGVTKVLCGTATPGDALRYGRKTSRLPAHLLHYSADKKPIVVWNITRRCNLRCVHCYSDSCDQEYVGELSTREGLRLIDDLADYGVPTLLFSGGEPLLRQDIWDLAAYARQKGLRTVLSTNGTLIGPEEARRIREAGFSYVGVSIDGTGEAHDRIRGKKGSFQKAILGIRNCQAQGVRTGLRFTVHRLNVEELPAIFRLLEEENIPRLCVYHLAYAGRGDRMQRTDLDPPETRRVVDAIFSAALDLHRRGVEKDILTVDNHADNAYAWMRVLQDEPERADDVRKMLEWNGGNQSGIAIACVDNVGEVHADQFSWHYSFGNVRERRFGEIWEDRSDPVMEILKDRSSRLKGRCGGCRFLKMCNGNLRVRAERYWGDWLAPDPACYLTDEEIGVAGTAWQHYEPPAEKQLLCDKGR; this is encoded by the coding sequence ATGCTGGGTGTGACGAAAGTGCTCTGCGGGACAGCAACCCCCGGCGACGCCCTGCGCTACGGCCGCAAGACATCCCGCCTGCCCGCACATTTGCTGCACTATTCCGCCGACAAAAAGCCGATTGTGGTCTGGAACATCACCCGGCGATGCAACCTGCGGTGTGTGCACTGCTACTCAGACTCCTGTGATCAGGAGTACGTAGGCGAACTGTCCACTCGGGAGGGATTGCGGCTGATTGACGACCTTGCGGACTACGGAGTCCCGACCCTGCTGTTCTCCGGAGGCGAGCCGCTGCTCCGGCAGGACATCTGGGACTTGGCTGCCTATGCCCGGCAGAAGGGGCTGCGGACCGTGCTTTCCACGAACGGAACGCTGATCGGCCCGGAGGAGGCGCGGCGGATCCGGGAGGCGGGCTTCAGCTATGTGGGAGTCAGTATCGACGGCACGGGCGAAGCGCACGACCGGATCCGCGGGAAGAAGGGCTCTTTTCAAAAGGCGATCCTGGGCATCCGCAACTGCCAGGCCCAGGGGGTGCGCACCGGACTCCGCTTTACGGTGCACCGCCTGAACGTGGAGGAGCTTCCCGCCATCTTCCGCCTTCTGGAGGAAGAGAACATCCCCCGGCTCTGCGTCTACCACCTGGCATACGCAGGGCGGGGAGACAGGATGCAGCGCACCGACCTGGACCCGCCGGAGACGCGGCGGGTGGTGGATGCCATCTTCTCGGCCGCGTTGGATCTGCACCGGCGAGGAGTTGAGAAGGACATCCTGACCGTCGACAACCACGCCGACAACGCCTACGCCTGGATGCGGGTGCTGCAAGACGAGCCGGAGCGGGCGGACGATGTGAGAAAGATGCTGGAGTGGAACGGGGGAAATCAGTCGGGCATCGCGATCGCCTGCGTGGACAATGTGGGCGAGGTGCACGCGGATCAGTTCAGTTGGCACTACTCTTTCGGCAACGTCCGTGAGCGCCGCTTCGGAGAGATCTGGGAAGACCGTTCCGACCCGGTGATGGAGATCCTCAAGGATCGCTCATCGCGGCTGAAAGGCCGCTGCGGCGGGTGTCGCTTCCTGAAGATGTGTAACGGAAACCTGAGGGTTCGGGCCGAGCGCTATTGGGGAGACTGGCTGGCGCCGGACCCCGCTTGTTACCTGACCGACGAGGAGATCGGTGTGGCCGGCACAGCCTGGCAGCATTATGAGCCTCCGGCCGAAAAGCAACTTCTGTGTGATAAAGGCCGCTAG
- the thyX gene encoding flavin-dependent thymidylate synthase yields the protein MDKTLESQTTEAPEIVRVPEIRLIAFTEFSHPGDVPWETDTPVASEKLIEYAGRMCYQSWSNPAGRTNREYIANMLDHGHLSVIEHASASFSIRGVSRSCTHELVRHRHFSFSQVSQRYVSEEDSRMVEPDCIAQDPECHRIFMEAVTKAREAYRELYERLAGKFENVESRTLRRKLARQAARSVLPNAVETALVMTGNFRAWRHFIRMRANEHADVEIRAVAVEICRQLQQLSPAVFSDFTISALEDGTEVASTHYIYE from the coding sequence ATGGACAAGACGCTCGAAAGCCAGACCACCGAAGCGCCTGAGATTGTGCGCGTGCCAGAGATCCGGCTCATTGCGTTCACGGAGTTCTCTCATCCGGGGGACGTGCCGTGGGAGACGGATACGCCGGTGGCGTCCGAAAAGCTGATCGAATATGCCGGCCGGATGTGCTACCAGTCCTGGTCCAATCCGGCTGGCCGGACCAACCGCGAATATATCGCCAACATGCTGGACCACGGTCACCTTTCGGTGATTGAGCACGCGAGCGCCTCGTTCAGCATCCGCGGCGTGTCCCGTTCCTGCACCCACGAGCTGGTGCGTCATCGGCATTTCTCCTTCTCTCAGGTCTCGCAGAGATATGTCTCTGAAGAGGATTCCCGGATGGTGGAGCCGGACTGTATTGCTCAGGATCCGGAATGCCACCGCATCTTCATGGAGGCCGTGACGAAGGCCAGGGAGGCGTATCGCGAGCTGTATGAGCGCCTGGCCGGGAAGTTCGAAAACGTGGAAAGCCGCACGCTGCGCCGGAAGCTGGCCCGCCAAGCCGCGCGCAGCGTGCTGCCGAACGCGGTGGAAACAGCGCTGGTGATGACCGGGAACTTCCGGGCCTGGCGGCATTTCATCCGGATGAGGGCAAACGAGCATGCGGACGTGGAGATCCGAGCGGTGGCGGTGGAGATTTGCCGCCAGCTGCAGCAGTTGAGCCCTGCAGTCTTTAGCGATTTCACCATCTCCGCGCTGGAGGACGGCACCGAGGTAGCTTCCACCCACTATATCTACGAATGA
- a CDS encoding hypothetical protein (possible pseudo, internal stop codon, frameshifted) has translation MVISSLDIATSDGVNDKGLYSNTAWPIPSVLPDFNIKRPTLSLAAWLQYILDNFATVAEAVNALKDEPFDVVTAPIPGTDRTGALHVSLSDPSGDSANFEYVNDKLVIQRDPSYKVMTNDPIFEEQLAIKKYWEQIGGATMLPGTNRAADRFVRASLRGRHSEDVGYPRRGGQRLQRNPQLLCALRHLHAQPAAHCKYSMADGDGP, from the coding sequence GTGGTCATTAGTTCGCTGGATATCGCCACCAGCGACGGCGTCAACGATAAGGGACTCTACAGCAATACCGCCTGGCCGATACCTTCCGTCCTTCCGGATTTCAACATCAAACGACCCACTCTCAGCCTTGCCGCATGGCTCCAGTATATCCTGGACAACTTTGCCACCGTCGCAGAGGCCGTTAATGCATTGAAGGATGAGCCGTTCGATGTCGTGACAGCGCCGATCCCGGGCACCGACCGGACTGGCGCCCTGCACGTGTCGCTGTCGGACCCTTCCGGTGACAGCGCCAATTTCGAGTATGTGAACGACAAGCTGGTCATCCAACGCGATCCCTCCTACAAGGTGATGACAAACGATCCCATCTTCGAGGAGCAGCTTGCCATCAAGAAGTACTGGGAGCAGATCGGTGGTGCCACAATGCTGCCCGGCACGAACCGCGCAGCCGACCGGTTCGTGCGCGCCTCGTTACGTGGACGCCATTCCGAAGACGTCGGATACCCGCGTCGCGGTGGCCAGCGTCTTCAGCGTAATCCGCAACTGCTCTGTGCCCTAAGGCATCTCCACGCCCAACCAGCCGCACATTGCAAGTACTCAATGGCGGACGGTGACGGACCATAA
- the miaB gene encoding tRNA-2-methylthio-N(6)-dimethylallyladenosine synthase, translated as MKSVYIETYGCQMNVADSETVGGLLSQRGYSLAATPDEADVILLNTCAVREHAEDRVLGRLGEMARYKHMRPGVVLGVLGCMAQHLKGRLLEQNRFVDLVAGPDSYRRLPDLLEQAANERIVDVRLDHAELYDGIEPARQDGVTAWITVQRGCDKHCTFCIVPAVRGRERCVPLEDVVREVESVAARGVREVCLLGQTVNSYHDGRHDFADLLKAVAQVPDLLRIRFTSPYPTDFNDRTIEVMASEPKIARHVHLPLQSASDRVLMKARRRYNISGFDAVLRRIREAIPGIAVSTDIIVGFHGEDEDAFRETCDYLERARFDFAFLFKYSKRSQTAAYRWKEEIDEQTKTQRLQKVIEIQERISKEIQQACVGQTAKVLVEGTSRKSGERLFGKTSEFRQVVFDAPPSAGREIRPGDLVTVRIESATGHTLLGRLEEGDGHEDLHQRR; from the coding sequence ATGAAGAGCGTTTACATCGAGACATACGGTTGCCAGATGAACGTTGCGGACTCCGAGACCGTCGGGGGTCTGCTGAGCCAGCGCGGCTACTCGCTGGCGGCCACTCCGGACGAGGCGGATGTGATCCTGCTGAACACCTGCGCGGTCCGGGAGCATGCGGAGGATCGGGTGCTGGGACGGCTGGGCGAGATGGCCCGCTACAAGCACATGCGTCCAGGTGTGGTTCTGGGAGTGCTGGGATGCATGGCTCAGCATCTGAAGGGCCGCCTGCTGGAGCAGAACCGCTTCGTGGATCTGGTGGCCGGTCCGGATTCCTACCGCCGTCTGCCCGACCTGCTGGAGCAGGCCGCAAACGAGCGCATCGTGGACGTGCGCCTGGATCACGCGGAGCTGTATGACGGCATTGAACCGGCCCGGCAGGACGGCGTCACCGCCTGGATCACCGTCCAGCGCGGCTGCGACAAACACTGCACGTTTTGTATCGTGCCGGCGGTGCGCGGCCGCGAACGCTGCGTCCCGCTGGAGGACGTGGTGCGGGAGGTGGAATCGGTGGCGGCCAGGGGAGTCCGCGAGGTGTGCCTGCTGGGTCAGACGGTCAACTCGTACCACGACGGAAGGCATGACTTCGCGGACCTGCTCAAAGCGGTGGCGCAGGTGCCGGATCTATTGCGAATCCGCTTCACCTCCCCCTACCCTACCGACTTCAATGACCGCACCATCGAGGTGATGGCCTCAGAGCCCAAGATCGCCCGGCACGTCCACCTGCCGCTTCAGTCGGCCAGCGACCGCGTTTTGATGAAAGCCCGCCGCAGGTACAATATCAGCGGATTCGATGCGGTCCTCCGCCGGATCCGGGAGGCGATTCCCGGCATCGCCGTTTCCACCGATATCATCGTGGGCTTCCACGGCGAGGACGAGGATGCGTTCCGGGAGACCTGCGACTACCTGGAGCGCGCGCGGTTCGACTTCGCCTTCTTGTTCAAGTATTCCAAGCGCTCGCAGACCGCCGCCTACCGGTGGAAGGAGGAGATTGACGAGCAGACGAAGACACAGCGCCTGCAGAAAGTCATCGAGATTCAGGAGCGCATCAGCAAGGAGATCCAGCAGGCTTGCGTGGGACAGACGGCGAAGGTATTGGTGGAGGGAACGTCCAGGAAGTCCGGGGAGCGCCTGTTCGGTAAGACGTCGGAGTTCCGGCAGGTGGTGTTCGACGCCCCACCAAGCGCGGGCCGGGAGATCCGACCGGGAGACCTTGTGACGGTGCGCATCGAGTCGGCCACCGGACACACCCTGCTGGGCCGGTTGGAAGAGGGGGATGGTCATGAAGATCTACACCAGAGGCGGTGA
- the mqnC gene encoding cyclic dehypoxanthine futalosine synthase, with protein sequence MTGTTLLNGRAADVSDIAAKVDRGERITCEDALRLLACPDLGELSRMADQVRRRLHPEPVVTYIVGRNINYTNVCWVRCKFCAFYRPPGDPEGYVLPDEEIFRKIQEMVDVGGIEILLQGGLNSTLKLDYFERLFREIKRRFPGTHLHALSPAEVLYLAKMSRLSVRDTLLRLRDAGMDTLPGAGGEILVDEVRQRIAFRKDTADEWIGVMRDAHSIGMRTSATMMYGSVESLEDRVEHLRRIRDLQDETGGFTAFIAWNFQPDGTELAREVAVRKTGAVDYLRTIATARVFLNNIPNIQASWVTQGPKIGQISLSYGVNDFGSTMLEENVVSAAGTTYRMTIEEIERLIRDAGYHPRRRNTLYQPV encoded by the coding sequence ATGACAGGAACCACCCTTCTGAACGGCCGTGCTGCCGATGTGAGCGACATTGCCGCAAAGGTGGACCGCGGAGAGCGCATCACGTGCGAGGATGCGCTCCGTCTGCTGGCGTGCCCGGACCTGGGCGAACTCTCCCGGATGGCCGACCAGGTGCGTAGGAGGCTGCATCCGGAGCCGGTCGTCACCTATATCGTGGGGCGGAACATCAACTACACCAATGTGTGCTGGGTGCGTTGCAAGTTCTGCGCCTTCTACCGGCCGCCGGGAGACCCAGAAGGATATGTGCTGCCGGACGAGGAGATCTTCCGGAAGATTCAGGAAATGGTGGACGTCGGCGGCATTGAGATACTGCTGCAAGGCGGACTGAACTCCACTCTAAAGCTGGACTACTTCGAGCGGCTGTTCCGAGAGATCAAACGACGCTTTCCCGGAACGCATCTCCACGCGCTCAGTCCGGCGGAGGTCCTTTATCTGGCCAAGATGAGCCGGCTGAGTGTGCGGGACACCCTCCTGCGCCTGCGGGATGCAGGAATGGATACCCTGCCCGGCGCGGGGGGAGAAATTCTGGTGGACGAGGTGCGACAACGGATCGCCTTCCGCAAAGACACGGCGGATGAGTGGATCGGCGTGATGCGCGACGCTCATTCCATAGGAATGCGCACCAGCGCCACGATGATGTACGGAAGCGTGGAAAGCCTGGAAGATCGTGTGGAACACCTCCGGCGCATCCGCGATCTGCAGGATGAGACAGGAGGCTTCACGGCATTCATCGCTTGGAACTTCCAGCCCGACGGGACGGAGCTGGCCCGGGAGGTCGCCGTGCGCAAGACCGGCGCTGTAGACTATCTCCGCACGATCGCAACTGCGCGCGTCTTCCTGAATAACATTCCGAATATCCAGGCGAGCTGGGTGACGCAGGGACCGAAGATCGGGCAGATCTCTCTGTCATACGGTGTGAACGACTTCGGGAGTACGATGCTGGAGGAGAATGTGGTCAGCGCGGCGGGCACCACCTACCGGATGACGATTGAAGAGATCGAGCGGCTGATCCGCGACGCGGGCTATCACCCTCGCCGCCGCAACACGCTTTACCAGCCGGTCTAG
- a CDS encoding ATP--cob(I)alamin adenosyltransferase: MKIYTRGGDMGETGTLGPERVPKDDPRMVACGDVDELNAAIGCALAGNISPEVAVVLKRVQNELFHLGMELAKTARDGQNLACPLTLEHVGRLEVDIDRLSRHLEELSEFILPGGDACAAQLHLARTVCRRAERSIVGLHRRNPLPAACLGYINRLSDLLFIMARYQNRHSGRHEDVWQK; the protein is encoded by the coding sequence ATGAAGATCTACACCAGAGGCGGTGACATGGGCGAGACAGGGACGCTGGGCCCGGAGCGTGTTCCCAAGGATGATCCGCGGATGGTGGCGTGCGGCGATGTGGACGAGCTGAACGCCGCGATCGGATGCGCACTGGCCGGCAATATCTCGCCCGAGGTGGCAGTGGTGCTGAAGCGCGTGCAGAACGAGCTGTTCCATCTGGGCATGGAACTGGCCAAGACGGCCCGTGATGGACAGAATCTGGCCTGCCCCCTTACGCTGGAACACGTGGGACGCCTGGAGGTGGACATTGACCGTCTCTCGCGCCACCTGGAAGAGCTGAGCGAGTTCATCCTGCCCGGAGGAGACGCCTGCGCCGCGCAGCTGCACCTGGCCCGGACGGTCTGCCGTCGCGCGGAGCGTTCGATCGTGGGATTACATCGCAGGAATCCGCTGCCGGCGGCTTGTCTGGGCTACATCAACCGTCTCTCCGATCTCCTTTTCATAATGGCGCGCTATCAGAACAGGCACAGCGGCAGGCATGAGGATGTCTGGCAGAAATAG
- the mqnE gene encoding aminodeoxyfutalosine synthase, giving the protein MHPDRRRFAEAGLDDIYDRVISGDRLSEEDGIRLFETPHLGLVGRLANHVREARHGNRAYYIRNQHINYTNICNKRCRFCSFYAKKGGPEPYTLSPEDVRQKLESYRHVPITEVHIVGGVNPRLPFSYYEELLRVVRQTRPEVTIKAFTMIELEAIAEAGGLPLEESIRRLMDCGLGMVPGGGVEVLSDRLHEELFGRKLDGDSWLRVARTAHGLGLKSNATLLYGHLETNEERVRHFIRLRELQDETGGFLAFIPLAFHSERTELDGLPHTTGMLDLRMIAVARLMLDNFPHIKSFWVMVGPQVAQTALWYGADDIDGTILEYEITREEIHATRQELTRDELLALIREAGRDPVERDSFYHPVGQMAEALA; this is encoded by the coding sequence ATGCATCCTGACCGCAGACGCTTCGCAGAAGCAGGACTTGACGACATCTACGACCGGGTGATCTCTGGAGATCGCCTCTCCGAAGAAGACGGGATCCGGCTGTTCGAAACCCCCCACCTGGGGCTGGTTGGCAGGCTGGCCAACCACGTGCGCGAAGCCAGGCACGGCAACAGGGCCTACTATATCCGCAACCAGCATATCAACTACACCAACATTTGCAACAAACGCTGCCGGTTCTGCAGCTTCTACGCGAAGAAAGGCGGGCCCGAACCTTATACCCTCAGCCCCGAAGACGTCCGCCAGAAGCTGGAGAGCTATCGCCACGTGCCCATCACGGAGGTGCATATCGTCGGCGGGGTGAACCCTCGTCTGCCGTTCTCCTACTATGAGGAGTTGCTTCGTGTGGTCCGGCAGACACGGCCCGAGGTCACCATCAAGGCGTTCACGATGATCGAGCTTGAGGCGATCGCCGAGGCCGGTGGTCTTCCGCTGGAAGAGTCTATCCGGCGACTGATGGACTGCGGTCTGGGAATGGTGCCCGGGGGCGGAGTGGAGGTTCTGTCCGATCGTCTGCACGAGGAACTGTTTGGGCGGAAACTGGACGGAGATTCCTGGCTGAGGGTGGCTCGAACGGCTCACGGGCTCGGGCTGAAGTCGAACGCCACGTTGCTCTACGGCCACCTGGAGACGAACGAGGAGCGGGTACGGCATTTTATCCGGTTGCGCGAACTGCAGGATGAGACGGGCGGGTTCCTGGCGTTCATTCCCCTCGCCTTCCATTCTGAACGGACGGAGCTGGACGGTCTGCCTCACACCACCGGGATGCTGGACTTGAGGATGATCGCTGTGGCACGGCTGATGCTGGACAACTTCCCGCACATTAAGAGCTTCTGGGTTATGGTGGGTCCCCAGGTGGCCCAGACGGCCCTCTGGTATGGCGCGGACGACATCGACGGCACCATCCTGGAATACGAGATCACCCGGGAGGAGATCCACGCCACACGTCAGGAGCTGACGCGGGATGAGCTGCTGGCGCTCATCCGGGAGGCCGGACGGGACCCGGTGGAGCGGGACTCGTTCTACCACCCAGTGGGACAGATGGCGGAGGCGCTGGCATGA
- the ilvD gene encoding dihydroxy-acid dehydratase has product MTPDNMPDSPYPAATSTRGPSKITMRSDRIKRGLDRAPHRSLLKATGVTDADFDKPFIAIANSHVDIVPGHVHLQEFGNAIKEAVREAGGVPFLFNTIGVDDGIAMGHIGMRYSLPSRELIADCVETMINAHWFDGMICIPNCDKIVPGMLMGAMRVNIPTIFISGGPMKAGKTPSGKTVDLISVFEGVGARIAGKITDEELKELEDHGCPTCGSCSGMFTANSMNCLCEALGMALPGNGTVLAVDPKRVELARAAARQILTLVEKDIKPRDIVTPESIDNALALDMAMGGSTNTILHTLALAREAEVDYPLERINRLSDMVPNICKVSPSRPDVHVEDVDRAGGISAILKELSRKPGVLNLDCLTVTGKTLGENIADAEVLDRDVIRSVEEPFSPTGGLDILFGNLAPDGSVIKSAGVDPECRVFEGEAIVFESQDECLEGINNGAVKPGHVVVIRYEGPRGGPGMPEMLAPTSAIQGMGLGKEVALITDGRFSGGTRGICLGHISPEAAEGGPIGLVRNGDRIRVDIPNRRVDLLISDAEMEERRRNWKQRDYKITTGWLGRYTRMVTSASTGAILTLPK; this is encoded by the coding sequence ATGACGCCCGACAACATGCCGGATTCTCCTTATCCGGCTGCGACTTCCACGAGGGGACCGAGTAAGATCACCATGAGAAGCGACCGGATTAAGAGGGGACTGGACCGCGCCCCGCATCGAAGCCTTCTGAAAGCCACAGGCGTGACCGACGCCGACTTCGACAAGCCGTTTATCGCCATCGCCAATTCCCACGTAGACATCGTCCCGGGACACGTGCACCTGCAGGAGTTCGGGAACGCCATAAAGGAGGCGGTGCGCGAGGCAGGTGGAGTACCGTTCCTCTTCAACACCATTGGCGTGGACGACGGCATCGCGATGGGACACATCGGGATGCGTTACTCGCTGCCTTCGCGCGAGCTGATCGCCGATTGCGTGGAGACGATGATCAACGCGCACTGGTTCGACGGCATGATCTGCATCCCGAACTGCGACAAGATCGTTCCTGGAATGCTGATGGGCGCGATGCGCGTGAACATCCCCACCATCTTCATCAGCGGCGGGCCGATGAAGGCGGGAAAGACCCCGTCCGGCAAAACGGTGGACCTGATTTCCGTCTTCGAGGGCGTCGGAGCGCGCATTGCCGGAAAGATCACGGACGAGGAGCTGAAGGAGCTGGAGGATCACGGCTGCCCCACTTGTGGTTCCTGCAGCGGCATGTTTACGGCCAACTCCATGAACTGCCTCTGCGAGGCGCTGGGTATGGCGCTGCCCGGCAACGGGACGGTGCTGGCGGTGGATCCGAAACGGGTTGAACTGGCCCGAGCAGCTGCAAGGCAGATTCTGACCCTGGTGGAAAAAGACATCAAGCCGCGCGACATCGTCACTCCGGAGTCCATCGACAACGCCCTGGCACTGGACATGGCGATGGGCGGTTCCACGAACACGATTTTGCACACCCTGGCGCTGGCGCGCGAGGCAGAGGTGGACTATCCGCTGGAGCGCATCAACCGGCTTTCGGATATGGTCCCCAACATCTGCAAGGTAAGCCCCTCGCGCCCCGACGTGCACGTGGAGGACGTGGACCGCGCTGGTGGCATCTCCGCCATCCTCAAGGAGTTGTCGCGCAAGCCGGGGGTTCTCAACCTGGACTGTTTGACGGTCACGGGCAAGACGCTGGGAGAAAATATCGCGGATGCGGAAGTGCTTGACCGCGACGTCATCCGGTCAGTGGAGGAGCCGTTCAGCCCGACAGGCGGGCTGGACATTCTGTTCGGTAATCTCGCGCCGGACGGCTCGGTCATCAAGAGCGCTGGAGTGGACCCGGAGTGCCGCGTCTTCGAGGGTGAGGCTATTGTTTTCGAGTCTCAGGATGAGTGCCTGGAGGGCATCAACAACGGCGCCGTCAAGCCCGGGCACGTGGTGGTCATCCGGTATGAGGGTCCGCGAGGAGGGCCGGGAATGCCGGAGATGCTGGCGCCGACGTCGGCCATCCAGGGGATGGGGCTGGGCAAGGAGGTGGCGCTGATCACTGACGGGCGATTCTCCGGCGGGACGCGCGGCATCTGTCTGGGGCACATTTCGCCGGAGGCGGCGGAGGGCGGTCCCATCGGACTGGTGCGCAATGGCGACCGTATCCGGGTGGACATTCCTAACCGCCGCGTGGACCTGCTGATCTCGGACGCCGAAATGGAAGAGCGGCGCCGCAACTGGAAGCAGCGGGACTACAAGATCACGACGGGCTGGCTGGGGCGCTACACCCGGATGGTCACCTCGGCCAGCACGGGCGCCATTCTGACTCTGCCGAAGTAG
- the ycbL gene encoding MBL fold metallo-hydrolase: MTAVPHIIQMAAGPLETNCYAVICPETGEVAIIDPGAGAEAILSRLPDETTVRMVLLTHGHFDHVGAVREVAQATGAPVGIHPDDALLMSQAPAMARLFGVEMTAPPAPDFQLQDGQKLQVGRLTLEVLHTPGHSAGGVTFALPGTAIVGDCLFAGSIGRTDLPGSDYRTLMRSIVDRILSLPDETRVLPGHGPSTTVGRERQTNPFISDYLSDPL; the protein is encoded by the coding sequence ATGACGGCGGTTCCACACATTATCCAGATGGCAGCCGGGCCGCTGGAGACCAACTGCTACGCCGTGATCTGTCCCGAGACCGGCGAGGTGGCGATAATTGATCCGGGGGCCGGAGCCGAAGCAATTCTCAGCCGCCTTCCCGATGAAACCACGGTGCGGATGGTCCTGTTGACTCATGGACACTTCGATCACGTGGGAGCAGTGCGGGAAGTGGCCCAGGCGACAGGAGCGCCGGTGGGCATCCATCCCGATGACGCGCTGCTGATGTCACAGGCTCCGGCGATGGCCCGGTTGTTTGGCGTGGAGATGACCGCTCCGCCCGCTCCGGACTTTCAACTGCAGGATGGGCAGAAGCTGCAGGTGGGACGACTCACCCTGGAGGTGCTGCATACTCCTGGCCATTCCGCGGGTGGGGTGACCTTCGCACTGCCGGGGACCGCCATTGTGGGTGATTGCCTGTTTGCCGGGTCTATAGGAAGGACCGACCTTCCCGGATCCGACTACAGGACGCTGATGCGCTCCATCGTGGACCGGATCCTGTCGCTGCCGGATGAGACCCGTGTGCTGCCTGGACACGGCCCGTCCACCACCGTAGGCCGCGAGAGGCAGACCAACCCATTCATTTCGGATTATCTGTCAGATCCTCTCTGA
- a CDS encoding menaquinone biosynthesis decarboxylase yields the protein MAYRDLKEFIERLKEAGELKEISRPVDPHLEITEIADRAVKRGGPALLFTNVTGHSMPVLINAFASRRRMELALETDDIDAIAAEIDALLTPEVPRSVLDKLKMIPVLARLQDLAPREVRSGPCQEIVRTQDASLDELPIITCWPGDGGPYITLGQVFTRHPEKGTLNIGMYRLQKFDSRTLGMHWQRHKGGAEHYRVAEQRGERLEAAIVLGPDPAMIYASTAPLPEEVSELMLAGFLRRKPVETVKCVTVDLRVPANSQIVLEGYVEPGERRLEGPFGDHTGFYSLADMYPVFHLTAITTCRDPVYPTTIVGRPPMEDGWLGKATERIFLPLIRKTLPEVVDINLPVEGIFHNFAIVSIRKRYPGHARKVMHALWGLGQMMFTKYIIVLDEHANVHDLQEVIWRLGTATDPRRDIEIASGPTDVLDHAAAIPDFSGKLGFDATRKWPDEGYDREWPEEIVMSPEIKARVDAYWDELGIG from the coding sequence GTGGCTTACAGGGATCTGAAGGAGTTCATAGAACGATTGAAGGAAGCCGGCGAGCTGAAAGAGATCAGCCGGCCGGTTGACCCGCATCTGGAGATCACGGAGATAGCCGACCGCGCGGTCAAACGCGGCGGTCCCGCTCTTCTATTCACCAACGTGACAGGGCACTCGATGCCGGTGCTCATCAACGCTTTCGCCTCCCGGCGCAGGATGGAGCTGGCGCTTGAGACCGACGACATTGACGCCATCGCCGCTGAGATCGACGCCCTGTTGACCCCTGAAGTCCCGCGCAGCGTTTTGGACAAGCTGAAGATGATTCCCGTTCTGGCGCGGCTGCAGGATCTTGCCCCCCGAGAGGTCCGCTCGGGACCGTGCCAGGAGATCGTCCGGACGCAAGACGCCAGCCTGGACGAGTTGCCCATCATCACCTGCTGGCCGGGAGACGGCGGCCCGTATATCACGCTCGGCCAGGTGTTCACCCGGCACCCGGAGAAGGGCACGCTGAACATCGGAATGTACCGCTTGCAGAAGTTCGACTCGCGGACTCTGGGAATGCACTGGCAGCGCCACAAGGGCGGCGCAGAACATTACCGGGTGGCTGAACAGCGCGGTGAGCGGCTGGAAGCGGCCATCGTTCTGGGGCCGGACCCGGCGATGATCTACGCCAGTACGGCGCCCCTGCCGGAGGAGGTCAGCGAACTGATGCTGGCCGGATTCCTGCGCCGGAAGCCCGTGGAGACTGTGAAGTGCGTGACTGTGGATCTGCGCGTCCCGGCCAACAGCCAGATCGTGCTAGAAGGCTATGTGGAGCCGGGTGAGCGCCGACTGGAGGGCCCATTCGGCGACCACACCGGATTCTATTCGCTGGCGGATATGTATCCTGTGTTCCACCTGACGGCGATAACCACGTGCCGCGACCCGGTCTATCCCACGACCATCGTCGGCAGGCCGCCAATGGAAGACGGATGGTTGGGCAAGGCGACGGAACGGATCTTCCTGCCGCTCATCCGAAAGACTCTGCCTGAAGTGGTGGACATCAACCTGCCGGTGGAAGGGATCTTTCACAACTTCGCCATCGTCAGCATCCGCAAGCGCTATCCCGGGCACGCTCGCAAGGTGATGCACGCTCTCTGGGGCTTGGGGCAGATGATGTTCACCAAATACATCATCGTTCTGGACGAGCACGCTAATGTGCACGACTTGCAGGAGGTCATCTGGCGGCTTGGAACCGCCACCGACCCGCGGAGGGATATTGAGATCGCCAGCGGTCCAACCGACGTGCTGGACCACGCCGCAGCCATCCCTGATTTCTCCGGCAAACTGGGCTTCGACGCCACTCGCAAATGGCCCGATGAAGGCTACGACCGTGAGTGGCCGGAGGAGATCGTGATGAGTCCGGAGATCAAGGCCAGGGTGGACGCCTACTGGGACGAACTGGGAATCGGATAG